A genomic region of Gemmata massiliana contains the following coding sequences:
- a CDS encoding aminotransferase class V-fold PLP-dependent enzyme, whose translation MSDLLYLDTARLGRMAPAAQRAERALVTLAAREGASAYFERFVRHGFEACPLASQKRYSGLEHWAGVGELKQSFRALAGHQADLPIFVAHRAAELMKLAARVLFRTCRNVLVTDLGWPRYHDILEHEARRANRHVTSVGVRADVVPGRLSEPELIDRVCGAFARGGCDGLFLSAVSNWGVRLPIEQIVHRLEGAHRLWFVVVDGAQEFCHTPGRLDAEYCDLYLTGCHKWLGAHHPMGLGFCGRLRARVMIETTVANMTASGALDDPLLHFSAQLEAGRDGTTETLNLTPLFTARAAVEDARAVNSGSLRLENAEGVAALASGTGWRPVMPDFPLRSGILLLEAERPVVRSVSPDVLRTTLRDAGVVATTYESGLIRLSMPAAKLTAAELEHLTRALHGAA comes from the coding sequence TTGTCCGACCTCCTGTATCTCGACACCGCCCGGCTCGGCCGCATGGCGCCCGCCGCACAGCGGGCCGAACGTGCCCTCGTGACACTCGCCGCGCGGGAAGGGGCGTCCGCGTACTTCGAGCGGTTCGTGCGGCACGGGTTCGAGGCGTGCCCTCTCGCGAGCCAGAAACGTTATTCGGGGCTCGAGCACTGGGCGGGCGTCGGAGAGTTGAAACAGTCGTTTCGCGCGCTGGCCGGGCATCAGGCGGACCTGCCCATATTCGTTGCTCACCGCGCGGCCGAGTTGATGAAGTTGGCCGCGCGCGTCCTGTTCCGCACGTGTCGTAACGTCCTGGTCACCGACCTCGGGTGGCCCCGGTACCACGACATTTTGGAGCACGAGGCGCGACGAGCGAATCGGCACGTAACGAGTGTCGGGGTGCGGGCCGATGTCGTACCGGGGCGGCTCAGCGAGCCCGAATTGATTGACCGCGTGTGTGGCGCGTTCGCGCGCGGTGGGTGTGATGGGTTGTTCCTCTCCGCGGTGAGCAACTGGGGCGTGCGGCTCCCCATCGAACAGATCGTGCACCGTCTGGAAGGGGCACACCGACTGTGGTTCGTGGTGGTGGACGGGGCCCAAGAGTTCTGCCACACGCCGGGGCGTTTGGACGCTGAATACTGTGACCTGTACCTGACCGGGTGCCACAAGTGGCTCGGGGCCCACCACCCAATGGGGCTCGGGTTCTGCGGCCGGCTCCGGGCCCGGGTGATGATTGAAACGACGGTCGCCAACATGACTGCGTCCGGGGCTCTCGATGACCCACTGTTGCACTTCTCCGCTCAATTGGAGGCGGGAAGGGACGGCACGACCGAAACGTTGAACTTGACGCCACTATTCACGGCCCGCGCGGCGGTCGAAGACGCGCGGGCCGTGAATAGTGGTTCTTTGCGTTTGGAAAATGCAGAAGGAGTAGCCGCACTCGCATCCGGAACCGGATGGCGCCCGGTAATGCCGGATTTCCCGCTCCGTTCGGGGATCCTGCTCTTGGAAGCCGAGCGACCGGTCGTTCGTTCCGTTTCCCCTGACGTCCTCCGAACGACTCTTCGGGACGCCGGGGTTGTCGCGACGACCTACGAGAGCG